In the Glycine max cultivar Williams 82 chromosome 6, Glycine_max_v4.0, whole genome shotgun sequence genome, tatatatatatatatatatatataattgagattttgaaaacaattgagtagttgtgtgcattgcataattcataggtAGAGTCTCTgtgttcaaatgtttttttttgggttggacctgaatcaagagggagaggctcagacggactcttcggagtgtaggccttgggggtcatccggtttaagtgctcctttaagtcgGTGCCAATCACACATGGTTGGAGCAATCTCACAAAAtagtgtgaccctgactggtcttcctatgatttcacttagtgagagtgacctgacttacccattgtgaggcatgtcctgtcatgtactcctaggcgcccgacgaggtttttcactgaaaaatgataccacattgcatgtaggcttgagtctagTGTATTTGTCACATAACACTTGTGTTTGactttcattgagttaacaattgtggtttgatgttattaCCTGGAGTGTGTGAACTCAAATgggtgtgaataatgtgtgtgattttgtgaagtgatgttatttatataaatttagctttaagtattatatgtttcacatgctctaatgttttataatatacgaatgtgataactcactcccggtgtgtGTCTGTATTTGTGCTGATTGTCATTTTGTTTCAGGTGAGTCATCATATAATGAGTTCCATGATAGAGCTGGAGAAACTTAGTCTGTGATAGAGACATGCtctgataagtgtgacattggagcataggattttacttcgcatgttatatttttcataaacgatataattgtgttatgctttctgttttagttttttttttattcattcagcATGGACGGCCTTGTTTTGAGTCTGGATAACTTTGttgattttatttgaacaatttatacTATGTTTTCATTAAGTGAATGCAAACCctttatcttttgaaatcaatttaaagtcaatgtgttttaaaaaaaatatttgcatgattttatttccttttattcgtTATTTgtaagggtagagggtgtcacatttagtggtatcagagcaggtcgaacctttcggccaTGTGTGTTATGAGCTTTTTGTGTTTCCTTGTGTACTCTGATgcgttgtgtttgttttgtttgattagaAGTGTACTTTATTgtgttggtatttttttttcttctttttcttttcaaatttttgtttcttgtgtGACATAGGAAGTAATGGTTGCGAGAAATGAACGAGAACGACTTCTTACCGAGGCCTTGAACAACTTGCCGCAAGTTATGGCCAATCTGGGAGGCGGTGGAGGAGCAACTATGTACCATGGTTTAGATCGCTTCCTGAGGGTGCTGAGGCTTGGCTAAGGGAGATTGACAAGATCTTCCGGGTGACGGAGTGTCAAGACCAACAAAAGGTGTTGTTTGCTACTCATATGTTGGCGGATGAGGCAAAGTATTGGTGGGAGAACACTCGCCCACGTTTAGAAGGAACGGGTGGTGTTGTTGTCCCATGAGGGACCTTCCGATAGACTTTTCTAGAGAAGTATTTTCTAGAAGATGTGAAGAACAAAAAGGAGATGGAGTTCCTCGAGCTGAAATAGGGGAGTATGACAGTGACGGAGTATGCAGCGAGGTTTGAGAACCTCGTAAGGTATTTTCCTCATTATCAAGGGGAAGCTAGGGAGAGGTCCAAATGTGTGAAATTTGTTAATGGCCTCCGACCAGAAGTAAAGATGATGGTGAATTATCACGGTATTCATAACTTTGCACAGTTGACCAACATGTGTAGAATATTTGATGAAGATCAGCGGGAGAAGGTTGCATTTTACAGGAATGCCAATGCTAGTCATGGGAAAGAGAAGAAGCCCGTGACTCACAGTCGTGCTAAGCCACATTCTGCCCCTCTCGGGAAATATGGAAACCATTCTGGGGGACAAAGGACCAGTGGAGGACATCACCTAGCTGGTGGGAGTTCTCAGTCAGTTAACAGAGTGTCTCAGCCTGCTGgtagaggtggtggtggtgctccTGCTACACCTGCTATGCCAACCCGGTGTGCTAAGTGTGGTAAGATGGGTCATTTTGCTCGTGAGTGCCCAGATAGTGACGTGACTTGTTTCAAATGCCGAGGTAAGGGCCACCTCAGTACCAGTTAACCACATCTGAGgagggagaagatgagtggaagtCTGAATAATCAGAACGGACGATCAAGGACCACAGGGAGAGTGTTTGCTCTTAGTGGTGTTGATGCCGCACAGTCTAATGATCTCATTCAAGGTATGTGTTTCATAAGTCAAGTTCCCTTGGTTGTATTGGATGATTCAGGTGCGACACATTCGTTTATTTCTCATGTCTGTGTTGAAAAACTTGCCTTACCTGTGTCTTCCTTGAAATTTGACTTGATTGTGAATACACCTGCTAGTGGGTCTGTTTTAACTTCTTATGTGTGTTTGCAATGTCCTGTCTTAATTTCTGAAAGACAATTTCTGATTGACTTAGTTGTTTTACCTTTGAGtcagattgatgttattcttggtatggactggttatcttccaatcatgtcttattaaattattttcagaaaTCTATTGTCTTTCTTGAGTCTAGTGTGAGTGAaggtgatatgtttttgtttgctAACCAAGTTGAGGCATCTTTAAGGGAGGATGCACAGGTATACATGATCTTAGGTAGTATGAGTGTTGAGACCAAAACCCTTGTGAGTGATATACTATTGGTGAGAGAGTTTCTAGAGGTGTTTGAGGAGGTGTCAGGATTACCACTTGAGAGAGAGGTCGAGTTCTCTATAGACCTAGTGCCCAGTATtggacccatatccatagcaCCTTATAGGATGTCCCCTATAGAGTTGAGCGAGCTTAAGAAACAGTTTGTGAGGCCTAGTGTGTCACCCTAGGGAGCACCAGTGATGTTAGTTAAGAAGAAGGATGGGACTATGAGGCTATGTGTAGATTATCGTCAGTTGAATAAGGTAACGATAAAGAATAGGTACCCTTTGCCTAGGATAGATGACCTGATGGATCAATTAGTAGGAGCTTGTGTATTTAGTAAGATAGATCTTAGGTCAGGTTACCACCAGATTAGAGTGAAGCCAGAAGATGTTCTGAAGACTACCTTCAGGACCCGTTACGGCCATTATGAGTACTTGTTATGCCTTTTGGTGTGACCAACGCCCCTGGTGTGTGTTCATGGATTATATGAATAGGATCTTTCACCCCTACCTAGATAGTTTTGTAGTGGTCTTCATAGATGATATCTTGGTGTATTCTAAGACTAGAGAGGAACATGAGGAGCATTTGAGATTTGTGTTGCAAACCCTCAAAGACAATAGATTgtatgctaagttgtccaagtgtgatTTTTGGCTAGAGGAGGTGAGCTTCTTAGGGCACGTTATATCCAAGGGAGGGATAGCAATAGATCCTTCCAAGGTAGAGGCAGTGATGAGTTGGGAGAGTCCTAAGTCAGTGTTTGAGATTAGGAGTTTCTTTGGCTTAGCAGGATACTACCGTAGATTCATAGAGGGTTTTTCTACTAAGTCAATGTTTGAGATTAGGAGTTTCCATGGCTTAGCAAGATACTACCGTAGATTCATAGAGGGTTTTTCTAAGCTAGCCTTACCTTTGACTAAGCTTACTTGTAAGGGTCAAGTTTTTGTGTGGGATGCCCAGTGTGAGAGTAGTTTTCGTACCCTTAAGGAAAGATTGACCACTGCACCAGTTTTAGTGTTACCTGACCCGAGTGAACCTTTTGTGGTGTACTGTGATGCATCCAAGATGGGTTTGGGTGGGGTGCTTATGCAACGGGGACTGgtagtggcctatgcttctCCGTAGCTTAAGATACATGAAAGGAATTATCCTACACACAATCTTGAGTTAACAGCCGTAGTTTTTGCTCTTTAGCTTTAGAGGCATTACCTTTATGGATCTAAATTTGAGGTGTTTAGTGACCATAAGAGCCTTAGATATTTGTTTGATCAAAAAGAGCTTAACATGAGGCAGAGGAGATGGTTAGACTTCCTTAAGGATTACAattttgagcttagctatcACCCAAGTAAAGCCAATGTTGTAGTTGAtgccttgagtaggaaatccCTTCAAATGTCTGCTTTGATGGTTAGAGAGTTAGACCTCTTAGAGCAGTTTAGAGACATGAGTTTGGCATGTGAGATCACCTCTAGTAGCATTAAGTTGGGTATGTTGAGAGTCACCAGCGAACTCTTGAGCGAGATCCGTGAGGGTCAGAAGTCGGACCCATTCTTGTCAGCTCAAATAGAGTCCATAGTCGCAGGGAGAGAGAGTAGTTTTAGAGTGGGAACTGATGGAGTCTTGAGATTTCAGGATAGGGTGTGTGTTCCTAGTGTACCCAAGCTTAGGAGAATGATCTTGGAAGAGGGCCATAGAAGTAGTCTAAGTATCCACCCGGGAGCGACTAAGATGTACCAGGACCTTAGGCAGATGTTTTGGTGGCCAGGTATGAAGAGAGAAGTTAACGAGTTTGTCCTTGCATGCCTAGTGTGTCAAAAGGCTAAGATAGAACACCAAAAGCCTTCAGGGAAGTTGCAACCTTTAGAGATACCTGAGTGGAAGTGGGATAACATCTCCATGGATTTCGTGGTGGGGTTACCTAGGACCCCCAAAGGTTTAGATTCCATTTAGGTTATTGTAGATAGGTTGACGAAGTCTGCTCATTTCATCCCAATTAACATTAGATATTCCTTAGAGAGGTTGACTAGCTTGTACGTCAGTGAAATAGTTAGACTACACGGTGTTCCTTCTAGCATAGTCTCTAATAGAGATCCCAgatttacctctagattttgggagagtcTTCATAAAGCCTTGGGGACAAAGCTTAGGTTGAGTTCTGCTTACCATCCACAGACTGATGGTCAAACCGAGCACACCATCCAATCCTTAAAGGACCTCTTGAGAGCCTGTGTGTTAGAGCAGAAGGGTAGTTGGGATAGTTTCTTACCCTTGATAGAATTTACATACAACAATAGTTTTCACTCCAGTATAAGTATGGCGTCTTACGAGGCATTGTATGGTAGGAGATGTAGGACACCTCTATGTTGGGTAGATCCCGATGAGAGCATTGACTTAGGACCTGAGGTGGTTCAACAGACCATTGAAAAGGTCAAGTTGATCCAAGAAAGGATGAGAGCAGCCCAAAGTAGGCAAAAGAGCTACTATGATAAGAGAAGAAAGGATCTTGAATTTGCTGTAGGTGATCATTtattcttgagagtcactcTGTGGACTGGGGTTGGTAGGGCGTTGAAGTCCCATAAGCTCACACCTAGATTCATTGGTCCCTTTAAAATCCTAAAGCATGGCAGCCCAGTTGCGTATCAAGTGGCTTTGCCACCATCCCTCTCAAATCTCCATAGTGTCTTCCATATCTCTCAGCTCAGAAAATATGTCCATGATTTGTCGCACGTGATTGAGTTGGACAATGTCCAAATGAAAGAGAACTTGACATATGAAGCACAACCACTGAGGATCGACGATCGTATGGTTAAGCAGCTAAGGGGGAAAAAGATTTGGGGAAGTGCTTCAAGCAAGGATGCTACCTGGGAACTAAAAGGTCAAATGCGTGATGCATATCCTACCTTATTCGATACAGGTAAGTTTCGAGGGGAAACTTCTTTTAAAGGGGATGGAATTGTAACAGCCGTAACTTTTAAGCtctcttataaataaattaaataaataaataagtaaaattaaatagatcatAATTTCTCACTATATAAGCCAAAATTTTAACCTAGAGCAGTTTTCACAAAatacttttgttcctttttctttttctaacgcACTAGAATCCTAACAGAGCAACCaaaggaggagctctagagagtaCCAGAAACGCCACGATTGCTAACGGAGAAAGTTTGAGCGACtacatcgaggtaagggatgagttactcacgcttcAGGATTAGAAGGAACATGTATAGGGATCTCTGGAGGATCAATTTTGGGgtattttgggttgttttttttataaaattttaattcatgaaaTTCTATGATAATGTTTAATGTATattgatatgatattttttttagtatatatcaaattttttttaattgttaatggttattacttgatttctttttgTATATTAACGCATATAATTTTCGTTGTTTTATGCCtgtgatttaattatttttccttttgtttgtaATCAAAATTTATGAATCATCTACTGTATGGCTTTgttaaaaatacattatatatagatatagatatatctcttttgtttatatatatatatatatatatatatatatatatatatatatatatatatatatatattctccaaCACCATTTTGGTACTATGCTTCTTCcttgttttccattttttttgtttgatttccgagaaagtgaaggaacCCGTACTGGCCAAATAGA is a window encoding:
- the LOC106799060 gene encoding cleavage and polyadenylation specificity factor subunit 4-like, coding for MTVTEYAARFENLVRYFPHYQGEARERSKCVKFVNGLRPEVKMMVNYHGIHNFAQLTNMCRIFDEDQREKVAFYRNANASHGKEKKPVTHSRAKPHSAPLGKYGNHSGGQRTSGGHHLAGGSSQSVNRVSQPAGRGGGGAPATPAMPTRCAKCGKMGHFARECPDSDVTCFKCRGKGHLSTS